A genomic segment from uncultured Methanobrevibacter sp. encodes:
- a CDS encoding cysteine peptidase family C39 domain-containing protein, which translates to MDYQNTNYTCCPTSLAMASMILYHYRSESTCAKALGTSKGSGTSPAQLIANAPKLGFRIIPIARNSKEVKKYLKKGFPVICHWQVNQSRNCKGDYTGNFGHYGLIWDMTSTHYVVADPAKGVNRKYRFACLDNANKGYRQNYYVVCPA; encoded by the coding sequence ATGGACTACCAGAACACCAACTACACCTGCTGTCCTACAAGCTTGGCGATGGCTAGCATGATTTTGTATCACTATCGCTCTGAGAGCACCTGTGCAAAGGCTCTTGGAACTTCCAAGGGCAGTGGTACAAGCCCTGCTCAATTGATAGCGAATGCTCCTAAGTTAGGGTTCAGGATAATTCCAATAGCTAGAAACAGCAAGGAAGTGAAGAAATACTTGAAGAAAGGTTTCCCGGTAATCTGCCATTGGCAAGTGAATCAGAGCAGGAACTGCAAGGGAGACTATACTGGAAATTTCGGTCATTACGGTCTCATTTGGGACATGACCTCAACCCACTACGTAGTGGCAGATCCTGCAAAGGGAGTGAACAGGAAGTACAGGTTTGCATGCCTCGACAATGCCAACAAAGGATACAGGCAGAACTATTATGTTGTCTGCCCTGCATAG
- a CDS encoding BspA family leucine-rich repeat surface protein has protein sequence MFEKERYVEPANKALERINTKKIDIFKTIKNSYYFDINFLDENDNGYFPDSQEKDFRGQVQEGLERGNGIFIRLFQLFVDETGSFKDAEEYDDILVFDDTVYYEGYVKECYNDFWGYDEEDFDDDELDDDYDDEDYEDYDDEPEATFFSIESNKDSFYVACTVNEVPPITDFICDLGINICKEEDGYGLRIGYTYLPDDSFHTNVIFEDLMLSGEIDDPLTQALVFLLERNIVFEGEEDSEGKDEDIFENFLQDIKKETSAEIADVKIKSKSDKFEKEADELLESGEINNYLEHFERLNTTTDSIYNLGEHDVLIILKDGTNLTDWEKVDSNQDILYISEDLSNCNYSPRKYIYSTSLKAAVITGVTNKIKDMESMFENCTSLTDLSGLETWDTSNIEKMEYMFKNCSSLTDLSLLENWDITKANKLWNMFQGCSSLEDISALANWDTSHLTSVASMFSRCSSLEDISALANWDTSHVKNMSGMFGSCSSLEDISALANWDTSHLTSVGGIFSGCSSLVDISALAGWDTSKVSSLGDLVSYCSSLISLSGLENWDTSKVESMLGAFRGCSSLVDISALANWDTSKVETMWVVFENCSSLVDISALANWDTYKVTGMRYMFSGCSSLKDISSLENWDTSKVTDTIGMFKGCSSLTDLSPLVNWNLSRVVDARGMFKGCSSLVDLSSLKDWSFTHICVMKSMFKGCSSLVDVSDLDWEISSMMDTIEIFDDCPNIEAYPSWYEK, from the coding sequence ATGTTTGAAAAGGAAAGATATGTGGAACCTGCTAATAAAGCTTTGGAAAGAATCAATACTAAAAAAATCGATATTTTCAAAACTATTAAAAATTCTTATTATTTTGATATAAACTTCTTGGATGAAAATGACAACGGATATTTCCCTGATTCTCAGGAAAAGGATTTTAGAGGTCAAGTTCAAGAAGGTCTTGAAAGAGGGAACGGAATATTCATAAGATTGTTTCAATTATTTGTTGATGAAACCGGATCTTTTAAAGATGCAGAGGAATATGATGATATCCTTGTTTTCGATGATACTGTTTACTATGAAGGGTATGTCAAAGAGTGTTACAATGACTTTTGGGGTTATGATGAAGAGGACTTTGACGATGATGAGTTAGATGATGACTATGACGATGAGGACTATGAAGATTATGATGATGAACCAGAAGCAACATTCTTCAGCATAGAATCAAATAAAGACAGTTTTTATGTTGCCTGCACAGTAAATGAGGTTCCTCCAATCACTGATTTCATATGCGATTTGGGAATTAATATCTGTAAAGAAGAAGATGGCTATGGACTTAGGATTGGATACACATATTTGCCTGATGACTCATTCCATACAAATGTCATTTTCGAGGATTTAATGCTTAGTGGTGAAATTGATGATCCTTTAACTCAGGCATTAGTGTTTTTGCTAGAGAGAAACATAGTCTTTGAAGGCGAGGAAGATTCAGAAGGAAAAGATGAAGATATTTTTGAAAACTTTTTACAGGATATAAAAAAGGAGACAAGTGCTGAAATCGCGGATGTTAAAATCAAATCAAAAAGCGATAAGTTTGAAAAGGAAGCTGACGAACTGTTAGAATCCGGTGAAATAAATAATTATCTAGAACATTTTGAAAGATTAAACACCACTACAGACAGCATTTATAATTTGGGAGAGCATGATGTTCTGATAATTCTTAAAGATGGAACCAATCTAACTGATTGGGAGAAAGTGGATAGCAACCAAGACATTTTGTACATCAGTGAAGACCTTTCCAATTGCAATTATTCTCCAAGAAAATATATTTATTCAACATCTTTAAAAGCAGCAGTCATAACTGGAGTGACAAATAAAATAAAAGATATGGAAAGCATGTTTGAGAATTGTACTTCTTTAACTGATTTGTCTGGTTTAGAGACTTGGGACACTTCAAATATTGAAAAAATGGAGTATATGTTCAAAAATTGCTCTTCCTTAACTGACTTATCCTTATTGGAGAATTGGGATATAACAAAAGCAAATAAATTATGGAACATGTTTCAAGGATGTTCTTCCTTGGAGGATATATCTGCCTTGGCTAATTGGGACACTTCACATTTAACTTCTGTAGCAAGTATGTTTAGCCGTTGTTCTTCCTTGGAGGATATATCTGCCTTGGCTAATTGGGACACTTCCCATGTAAAGAATATGTCCGGAATGTTTGGAAGCTGTTCCTCTTTGGAGGATATATCTGCCTTGGCTAATTGGGACACTTCACATTTAACTTCTGTAGGAGGTATATTTAGTGGCTGTTCCTCATTAGTAGATATTTCTGCCCTGGCTGGTTGGGATACATCTAAAGTATCCTCTTTAGGTGATTTAGTATCTTATTGTTCTTCATTAATTTCTTTAAGTGGATTAGAGAATTGGGATACTTCTAAAGTGGAAAGTATGCTTGGAGCTTTTCGAGGCTGTTCCTCATTAGTGGATATTTCTGCCTTGGCTAATTGGGACACTTCTAAGGTTGAAACTATGTGGGTTGTATTTGAAAACTGTTCCTCATTAGTGGATATTTCTGCCTTGGCTAATTGGGACACTTATAAAGTTACTGGTATGAGATATATGTTTAGTGGCTGTTCTTCTTTGAAGGACATTTCCTCTTTAGAGAATTGGGATACTTCAAAGGTCACTGATACGATAGGCATGTTTAAGGGTTGTTCTTCCTTGACTGATTTATCTCCTTTGGTTAATTGGAATTTGTCTCGTGTTGTTGATGCAAGAGGTATGTTTAAGGGTTGTTCTTCCTTGGTTGATTTGTCCTCTTTAAAAGATTGGAGTTTTACTCATATTTGCGTTATGAAAAGCATGTTTAAGGGTTGTTCTTCCTTGGTAGACGTTTCTGATTTAGATTGGGAAATATCTTCTATGATGGATACAATTGAGATTTTTGATGATTGCCCTAATATAGAAGCGTATCCAAGTTGGTATGAGAAATAA
- a CDS encoding histone family protein, whose translation MSEIPVAPVVRILKDAGAERISDDAKKAFADAVEASAEELAKKVIKAAAHAGRKTVTVDDIKFVCE comes from the coding sequence GTGAGTGAAATACCAGTTGCACCAGTTGTACGTATCTTAAAAGATGCAGGTGCAGAAAGAATCAGTGATGACGCTAAAAAGGCTTTTGCTGACGCAGTTGAAGCTTCCGCTGAAGAATTAGCTAAAAAAGTCATCAAAGCAGCAGCACACGCTGGCAGAAAGACCGTAACTGTAGATGACATCAAATTCGTCTGCGAATAA
- a CDS encoding tetratricopeptide repeat protein, with protein MQEIDYMFQMARNDEEKIEMCNMLLDKYLNSYVNVLFRKGETLGDLKRFDEAISVFKEILHFSGDDIAGRAHNSIGFCYSQKMEWDKAISHFEEAKKYSNNPLFLVNLAIAYKKLNQNEKALEIFKELKNSGYPLDEYKVVIEDLEHKVKTDQLFKDTLFKSLPEAFMQASIYSNMEDYENAIKVYDLITDRIPIHLSAWRDKAFAYTQLEKYDEALRCYNQALAINPDEPYSLFFKGSIYMKMEEFDQALQLLKRAYEILPDENAFLDNYSYVLFRVGKYQETVDVCNKILSRMPNHLQVLIVKGEALEKLGKHEEAIDNYDNALRFYPDSHVVWSSKALVLRNIGKLEESLNCYYKALELSPANPEVLNGMAMTYAALGDFDKSLEIVKGLNSSTEDS; from the coding sequence TTGCAAGAAATAGATTACATGTTCCAAATGGCTAGAAATGACGAAGAAAAAATTGAAATGTGCAATATGTTATTAGATAAATATTTAAATTCCTATGTAAATGTCCTGTTTCGTAAGGGAGAAACATTAGGTGATTTAAAAAGGTTCGATGAAGCAATATCTGTTTTTAAAGAGATTTTACATTTCTCCGGTGATGATATTGCTGGAAGAGCTCACAATTCAATTGGATTTTGTTATTCTCAAAAGATGGAATGGGATAAGGCAATTTCACATTTTGAAGAGGCTAAAAAATATTCTAATAATCCTCTTTTCTTGGTAAATTTAGCTATAGCTTATAAAAAATTAAATCAAAATGAAAAGGCATTAGAAATTTTCAAAGAACTGAAAAATTCAGGTTATCCTCTTGATGAGTATAAAGTTGTCATTGAAGATTTGGAGCATAAGGTAAAAACTGATCAACTGTTTAAGGACACTCTATTCAAGTCACTTCCAGAGGCATTTATGCAAGCATCAATATATTCTAACATGGAAGATTACGAAAATGCAATTAAAGTATATGATCTGATCACTGACAGAATTCCTATTCATTTGTCTGCTTGGAGAGATAAGGCTTTTGCTTATACTCAATTGGAAAAATATGATGAAGCGTTAAGATGTTACAATCAGGCTTTAGCCATTAATCCTGATGAGCCATACTCTCTCTTTTTTAAGGGTTCCATTTATATGAAAATGGAAGAGTTTGACCAAGCCCTTCAATTATTGAAACGTGCATATGAAATACTTCCTGATGAGAATGCTTTTTTGGATAATTATTCTTATGTTCTATTCCGTGTGGGCAAATACCAAGAGACTGTTGATGTTTGTAATAAAATATTAAGTAGAATGCCTAATCATCTTCAAGTTTTAATTGTTAAAGGAGAGGCTTTAGAGAAATTAGGCAAACATGAAGAAGCTATTGATAATTATGATAATGCTTTAAGGTTTTATCCTGATAGTCATGTTGTGTGGAGTAGCAAGGCTTTGGTTTTAAGGAATATTGGGAAATTGGAAGAGTCATTGAACTGTTATTATAAGGCTTTGGAATTGTCTCCAGCTAATCCAGAAGTTCTAAATGGCATGGCTATGACTTATGCTGCACTAGGGGATTTTGATAAATCATTAGAAATAGTGAAAGGATTGAATTCATCTACTGAGGATTCTTAA
- a CDS encoding DNA-3-methyladenine glycosylase I, whose amino-acid sequence MSDKTRCHWVKESSDILRKYHDEEYCVPNFDDDYLFEILVLVNFQSGLSWEIMLIKREAFREAFDGFDVEKVANYDDEKIEELLSNESIIRNRNKINAVINNAQIFIKISEEYGSFYDYIKTFTNGEIIHERSLTESELSRDMVSDLRKRGMKYLGPVTMYSYLQTVGVINSHEETCFLY is encoded by the coding sequence ATGTCCGATAAAACAAGATGCCATTGGGTGAAGGAATCAAGCGACATTTTAAGGAAATATCATGATGAGGAGTATTGTGTTCCCAATTTTGATGATGATTACCTGTTTGAGATATTGGTTCTGGTCAATTTTCAATCAGGGCTTTCCTGGGAGATAATGCTTATTAAAAGGGAAGCATTTAGAGAAGCTTTTGATGGATTTGATGTTGAAAAAGTAGCTAATTATGATGATGAGAAGATTGAAGAGCTATTGTCAAATGAATCCATCATCAGAAACAGAAACAAGATTAATGCTGTTATAAATAATGCACAGATATTTATAAAAATCAGTGAAGAATATGGTAGCTTCTATGACTACATCAAAACCTTTACAAACGGAGAGATAATTCATGAAAGGAGCTTGACAGAGTCTGAACTGTCCAGAGACATGGTAAGCGATTTGAGGAAAAGAGGAATGAAATATCTGGGCCCTGTTACCATGTATTCCTATCTGCAAACTGTTGGAGTCATAAATTCTCATGAGGAGACTTGCTTTTTATATTGA